The following coding sequences lie in one Anas acuta chromosome 17, bAnaAcu1.1, whole genome shotgun sequence genomic window:
- the PPP1CC gene encoding serine/threonine-protein phosphatase PP1-gamma catalytic subunit, giving the protein MADIDKLNIDSIIQRLLEVRGSKPGKNVQLQENEIRGLCLKSREIFLSQPILLELEAPLKICGDIHGQYYDLLRLFEYGGFPPESNYLFLGDYVDRGKQSLETICLLLAYKIKYPENFFLLRGNHECASINRIYGFYDECKRRYNIKLWKTFTDCFNCLPIAAIVDEKIFCCHGGLSPDLQSMEQIRRIMRPTDVPDQGLLCDLLWSDPDKDVLGWGENDRGVSFTFGAEVVAKFLHKHDLDLICRAHQVVEDGYEFFAKRQLVTLFSAPNYCGEFDNAGAMMSVDETLMCSFQILKPAEKKKPNASRPVTPPRGMITKQAKK; this is encoded by the exons TGAGAGGATCAAAACCAGGTAAAAATGTCCAACTTCAAGAGAACGAAATTAGAGGACTGTGCTTGAAATCCAGAGAGATCTTTCTCAGTCAGCCTATTCTACTAGAACTTGAAGCTCCACTGAAAATATGTG GTGACATCCATGGACAGTACTATGACTTGCTTCGACTCTTTGAATACGGAGGCTTTCCACCAGAGAGCAACTACCTGTTCCTCGGTGATTATGTTGACAGAGGGAAGCAGTCCTTAGAAACAATCTGTCTTCTACTGGCctacaaaattaaatatccagagaattttttccttctccgAGGGAACCATGAATGTGCCAGCATTAATAGAATTTATGGGTTTTATGATGAAT GTAAGAGAAGATATAATATTAAGCTGTGGAAGACTTTCACAGACTGTTTTAACTGTTTACCAATTGCAGCTATTGTGGATGAGAAAATATTCTGCTGTCATGGAG GTTTGTCACCAGACCTTCAGTCAATGGAACAGATACGACGAATTATGCGCCCCACTGATGTACCCGATCAAGGTCTTCTTTGTGATCTCCTGTGGTCTGACCCTGACAAAGATGTCTTAGGATGGGGTGAAAATGACAGAGGAGTGTCCTTCACATTTGGCGCTGAAGTTGTTGCTAAGTTTCTCCACAAACATGATTTGGATCTCATATGTAGAGCTCATCAG GTGGTTGAAGATGGATATGAGTTTTTTGCAAAAAGGCAATTGGTAACTCTCTTTTCTGCCCCAAATTACTGTGGAGAATTTGATAATGCAGGTGCCATGATGAGTGTGGATGAAACTTTAATGTGCTCTTTTCAG ATTTTGAaacctgcagagaaaaagaagcccAATGCTAGCAGACCTGTAACGCCTCCCAGGGGTATGAtcacaaaacaagcaaagaaatag